The Streptomyces achromogenes DNA segment TCCGGATGCTCGTGCTGCTGTTCCTGGCGGTCGCCGGCGTGCTCCTCGCCGGCGCCGGACCCGCCTCCGCGCACGCCGCGCTGACCGGCAGCGACCCCGCGCAGGGGGTGGTGGTCGACAAGGCTCCCACGCAGGTGACGCTGACCTTCTCCGAGACCGTCTCGATGAACGACGACTCCCTGCGCGTCCTGGACCCCAAGGGCGCCCGGGTCGACGACGGCAAGCCCTCCGAGGTCAGCGGCACCACCTACGCCGTCCAGCTGCACTCGGGGCTGCCCGACGGCACGTACACCGTGACCTACCAGGTGGTCTCCGCCGACAGCCATCCCGTCGCCGGCGCCTACACCTTCTCCATCGGCTCCCCCTCCGAGACCAGCGTCTCGGTGTCCGACCAGGGGGCCGGCGGCGGTGTCGTCGGCCGCCTGTACGGCTTCGGCCGGTACGTGTCGTACGCCGGGTTCCTCGTGATGGTCGGCGGGGCCGCCTTCGTGCTGGCCTGCTGGCAGCGCGGCACCGGATTGCGGTCCCTGCAGCGGCTCGTCGTCTCCGGCTGGCTCGCGATGACCGCGGCCACCCTGTTCCTGCTGCTCCTGCGCGGTTCCTACAGCCGCTCGGGCACGCTCGGCGACGTCTTCGACCTCGACCTCCTGGGGGAGGCCCTGCAGACCAAGACCGGCGCCGCCCTGGTCTCCCGGCTGCTGCTGCTCGCCGCGGCCGCCCTGTTCATCGCCGTGCTCTTCGGCGCCTACGACAAGCGGGAGGACGAGGAGAAGCGGGACCTGACCTTCGGGCTCGCCATCGGCGGAACCGTCGTGGCAGCCGGACTCGCGGCGAGCTGGGCCATGGCCGAGCACGCCTCGACCGGACTGCAGCCGGGCATCGCGATGCCGGTCGACGTGCTGCACCTGCTGGCGGTCGCGACCTGGCTCGGCGGGCTCGCCGCCCTGCTCGTCGCGCTGTACCGCGCGCCCGCCGACCGTCCCGTCGACGCCGCCGCCGTGCGGCGCTTCTCCCAGGTCGCCTTCGGCAGCGTCCTCGTCGTGGTCGCCACCGGCGTCTACCAGTCCTGGCGTCAGCTCGGCTCCTGGTCCGCGTTCACCGACACCCGCTACGGGCAGCTGCTGCTCGTCAAGATCGGGCTCGTGGCGCTGCTCGTCGGCATCGCCTGGATCTCCCGTCGGTGGACGGCTCGACTGGCGGTTCCGACGGCCACCGAGACGGCGGTTCGCAAGTCCGCCCCCGGGACCTCGGCCGCCGGGGAGCCCGCGTCCGGGAAGCCCGCGTCCGGACAATCCGGGTCCAGACAGTCCGCGCGCGGGAAAGAGCGTGTCCCGGCGGCTGCCGGGGGAAGCGGCGGTGCGGCCGCGGCGGCCTCGGGCGACACCGCCGGAAGCGTCGAGAGCCCCAAGCCCGCCAAGGGCTCACAGGGCTCACAGGGCAAGGAGAAGAACGGTTCCGGGGACGCCGGGACGGCCGGATCCGAAAGCGGGGAGCGGGCCGCACAGCTGGCCCGTCAGCGGGCAGCCGTGGACACGGCACGGCAGA contains these protein-coding regions:
- a CDS encoding copper resistance CopC/CopD family protein produces the protein MTQTIAPRVRMLVLLFLAVAGVLLAGAGPASAHAALTGSDPAQGVVVDKAPTQVTLTFSETVSMNDDSLRVLDPKGARVDDGKPSEVSGTTYAVQLHSGLPDGTYTVTYQVVSADSHPVAGAYTFSIGSPSETSVSVSDQGAGGGVVGRLYGFGRYVSYAGFLVMVGGAAFVLACWQRGTGLRSLQRLVVSGWLAMTAATLFLLLLRGSYSRSGTLGDVFDLDLLGEALQTKTGAALVSRLLLLAAAALFIAVLFGAYDKREDEEKRDLTFGLAIGGTVVAAGLAASWAMAEHASTGLQPGIAMPVDVLHLLAVATWLGGLAALLVALYRAPADRPVDAAAVRRFSQVAFGSVLVVVATGVYQSWRQLGSWSAFTDTRYGQLLLVKIGLVALLVGIAWISRRWTARLAVPTATETAVRKSAPGTSAAGEPASGKPASGQSGSRQSARGKERVPAAAGGSGGAAAAASGDTAGSVESPKPAKGSQGSQGKEKNGSGDAGTAGSESGERAAQLARQRAAVDTARQKRLRDADGERFGLRRSVLAETAVAVVLLAVTTVLTSTEPGRTEQDAARATRSASSSASAADSSSGALTLDMPFDTGGTDGKGVVSVDLDPARAGANEMHVYVTRPNGRAFDVPEVKVAFTLEAKSIGPLPVAPDHITTGHWSANGVQIPLAGEWKIAVTVRTSDIDQVTVSKNAQIG